The proteins below are encoded in one region of Spirochaetota bacterium:
- a CDS encoding acetate--CoA ligase family protein, whose protein sequence is MGPLEKLINPSSIAIVGASNNPLKMATMHLLSIMKDGFTGKIFPVHPKEDFVFGLKAYKSPLDLPEAPDCAIFVIPATGIPATLDAFGTIGTKRAIIISAGFKEVGEEGKKLEEEVKAIAAKHGIRFLGPNCMGLINSEIALNTTVMAYTAKPGSLGFASQSGTYITQSIMYLKHHGICFSKALSVGNEADISIIDALEFLGNDEQTRAISLYIEGIRDVPRFLEVASNITPKKPVIAQYVGGSTAGARAGSSHTGAMAGPDYLYEGLFKQAGIIRVYSVEELYMHGHVLATQPRLKGNRVGIITNSGGPGTSMANTCEKEGFTVPPFSRQLQEKIKPLIPPHAPAGNPVDITFNLDLDVLTIKIPELAIQSGEVDALCIHGAFRKGFIECIFPHVQQALHLDKPEDVLGFLPSDLDTPGIIPYKYGIPIVMSSFFDYQDDFTVAMQEKGVPVFDSPEKAAKALAVLLRYKEVTQRLPYEKVALPEVNPQASAIIQKALKNKQKALDEHAAKTLLALYGIPIPDETLIGSKEELDVVVDSLKYPVVMKACHPDIMHKTEKGLVILPIKNSADAKVAFNEIQKRAGFETPILVYPLVEGKREFMAGAIHQKGFGKAVLFGLGGIFTEALKDITFRVAPLSKRDAFEMLNDIHAKTLLGKFRNEDEVDASSLANLLYIVSAVPLLHPEISEIDCNPIIISGSKPVVIDALVVLNN, encoded by the coding sequence ATGGGTCCGCTGGAAAAACTCATTAATCCTTCATCAATAGCCATTGTGGGTGCTAGCAACAATCCCTTAAAAATGGCTACCATGCACCTTTTAAGTATTATGAAAGATGGCTTTACAGGAAAAATATTTCCTGTTCATCCAAAGGAAGATTTTGTATTTGGGTTAAAAGCTTATAAAAGCCCTCTTGATCTTCCTGAAGCTCCTGATTGTGCCATATTTGTAATTCCAGCTACAGGTATTCCTGCAACACTGGATGCATTTGGCACAATTGGCACTAAGCGTGCAATCATTATTAGTGCTGGCTTTAAAGAAGTTGGTGAAGAAGGAAAGAAGCTGGAAGAAGAAGTTAAAGCCATTGCCGCAAAGCATGGTATACGTTTTTTGGGGCCTAATTGTATGGGGTTAATAAATTCAGAAATAGCTCTCAATACAACAGTAATGGCATATACTGCAAAACCTGGCTCATTAGGATTTGCCTCACAAAGCGGGACATATATAACACAATCAATCATGTATCTGAAGCATCACGGGATTTGCTTCAGCAAAGCACTGAGTGTTGGTAATGAAGCTGATATCTCAATTATTGATGCGCTTGAATTCCTGGGTAATGACGAACAGACCAGGGCAATTTCACTGTATATTGAAGGTATTCGGGATGTGCCACGTTTTCTGGAAGTGGCATCAAATATTACGCCCAAAAAACCTGTCATAGCACAATATGTTGGCGGATCTACTGCTGGGGCACGGGCTGGTTCCAGTCATACCGGTGCAATGGCAGGGCCTGATTATCTATATGAAGGTCTCTTCAAGCAGGCTGGCATAATCAGAGTTTATTCTGTTGAGGAACTGTATATGCACGGACACGTGCTTGCAACCCAGCCGAGACTCAAAGGAAATCGTGTTGGTATTATTACAAACTCAGGAGGTCCGGGGACATCAATGGCCAACACCTGCGAAAAGGAGGGTTTTACTGTACCTCCATTCAGCCGTCAGTTGCAGGAAAAAATAAAACCATTGATACCACCACATGCGCCGGCAGGAAATCCTGTAGATATTACATTCAATCTGGATTTAGATGTGCTGACAATTAAAATACCTGAGCTTGCAATACAGAGTGGGGAGGTTGATGCCCTTTGTATTCATGGTGCTTTTAGAAAAGGTTTTATAGAATGCATATTCCCTCACGTGCAACAGGCATTACATTTAGATAAACCTGAAGATGTGCTGGGGTTTTTACCAAGTGATCTAGATACTCCTGGTATTATTCCCTATAAGTATGGTATTCCAATAGTTATGTCATCGTTTTTTGATTATCAGGATGATTTTACAGTTGCAATGCAGGAAAAAGGTGTGCCTGTATTTGACAGCCCGGAAAAAGCTGCAAAAGCACTGGCAGTATTATTACGATATAAAGAAGTTACACAGCGGCTTCCCTATGAAAAGGTTGCATTGCCAGAAGTCAATCCACAGGCTTCGGCAATCATTCAAAAAGCATTGAAGAACAAACAGAAAGCACTGGATGAACATGCTGCAAAGACACTATTAGCTTTGTATGGCATTCCAATTCCTGATGAAACACTTATTGGATCTAAAGAAGAATTAGATGTAGTTGTTGATTCATTGAAATATCCTGTAGTAATGAAAGCCTGTCATCCTGATATAATGCATAAGACTGAAAAGGGGCTGGTAATTCTGCCTATTAAAAACAGTGCAGATGCAAAAGTTGCATTTAATGAAATACAAAAGCGTGCAGGTTTTGAAACACCAATTTTAGTATATCCTTTGGTTGAAGGCAAACGGGAATTCATGGCAGGAGCAATACATCAGAAAGGCTTTGGCAAAGCTGTTCTTTTTGGATTAGGAGGAATTTTTACGGAAGCATTAAAAGATATTACGTTCAGAGTGGCTCCACTTTCAAAACGAGATGCATTTGAGATGCTTAATGATATACACGCTAAAACACTGTTAGGCAAATTCAGGAATGAAGATGAAGTGGATGCATCTTCATTAGCTAATCTTCTGTACATAGTGAGTGCTGTACCATTGTTGCATCCAGAAATTTCGGAAATAGATTGCAACCCAATAATTATCAGTGGAAGTAAGCCTGTTGTTATTGATGCTCTGGTGGTATTGAATAATTAA
- a CDS encoding 1,4-alpha-glucan branching protein domain-containing protein: protein MIDNQASATKLCIILHAHLPYVRNPQATLPLEEVWLYQNIAECYIPLIHMCQRLNQKHIIPSIALSISPTLLTMLQQSYYHKRFRKWAHSLLDAITLLKKKNIKAHGALDFYTTFITNSLSFFEDIHGKCADAFGKLFYNNSIELLTTAGTHPFFPLYRTYPSFQKLEIITGIDSFTTKFGKSPRGFWLPELGYHAGIDRYLRQNSIDYTIVNDTGVLLAQNIPQTGNFFPLKTQTGLVLFPRDAVLSMKIWSSHQGYPGNPAYREFHHDAMYELQELSPNYEHRLLGLKIYAISGSNHKDYYDPQKAMVVVRQQVDDFIDAILTRAQEVECIIKRKPVFVLPFDAELFGHWWFEGPVFLEMLLETIASRDDMMCVMPHELLEYDMEIFEPVESSWGRGNDFSTWYNARVRHTVVKLEELLYRFDKALHSNDEALQQCARELMLASSSDWQFMISTGNYADYARMRFEEHSAAAEAIMDMMEKKITNNTYINERFEKYPLFENIGSLLLRLVQQ, encoded by the coding sequence ATGATTGATAATCAAGCCAGTGCAACAAAACTTTGCATCATACTGCATGCGCATCTTCCGTATGTCAGGAATCCTCAAGCTACATTGCCGCTGGAAGAAGTCTGGTTGTATCAGAATATAGCAGAATGCTATATCCCGCTTATTCACATGTGCCAAAGACTTAATCAAAAGCATATAATACCTTCAATTGCCCTGTCAATAAGCCCCACCTTACTTACCATGTTGCAGCAATCATACTATCATAAGCGTTTTAGAAAATGGGCGCATTCACTTCTTGATGCCATTACCCTACTAAAAAAAAAGAATATAAAGGCTCATGGCGCTCTTGATTTTTATACAACGTTTATAACCAATTCCCTTTCTTTTTTTGAAGACATACATGGGAAATGTGCTGATGCTTTTGGCAAATTGTTTTATAACAATTCCATTGAATTACTGACAACTGCAGGAACACACCCTTTTTTCCCTTTATATAGAACATATCCTTCATTTCAGAAACTTGAGATCATTACTGGAATTGATTCATTTACAACAAAATTTGGGAAATCACCACGGGGGTTCTGGCTGCCTGAGTTAGGATACCATGCAGGGATTGACCGGTATCTGCGTCAGAATTCAATAGACTATACCATTGTTAATGATACAGGTGTTTTATTAGCTCAAAATATTCCGCAAACAGGAAATTTTTTTCCACTGAAAACGCAAACAGGTTTAGTTTTGTTTCCCCGAGATGCGGTTTTATCCATGAAGATATGGTCATCGCATCAGGGATATCCAGGGAATCCTGCTTACAGAGAGTTTCATCACGATGCAATGTATGAATTGCAGGAACTATCGCCCAATTATGAACATAGACTATTGGGTTTAAAAATTTATGCGATAAGCGGAAGCAACCATAAAGATTATTATGACCCACAGAAAGCTATGGTCGTTGTGCGCCAGCAGGTTGATGATTTTATTGATGCTATACTAACACGCGCACAGGAGGTTGAATGCATTATAAAACGAAAACCCGTATTTGTGTTACCATTTGATGCAGAGTTGTTTGGTCATTGGTGGTTTGAAGGCCCGGTATTTTTAGAGATGCTTTTGGAAACCATTGCTTCCCGGGATGATATGATGTGCGTGATGCCCCATGAGCTTTTAGAGTATGATATGGAAATTTTTGAACCGGTGGAATCATCATGGGGCAGAGGGAATGATTTTTCTACCTGGTACAATGCAAGGGTGCGACACACCGTGGTGAAATTAGAAGAATTGCTGTACAGATTTGATAAAGCACTTCACAGTAATGATGAAGCGTTACAGCAGTGCGCACGGGAACTTATGCTTGCTTCTTCATCGGATTGGCAGTTTATGATTTCAACAGGAAACTATGCTGACTATGCACGTATGCGCTTTGAGGAACACTCTGCTGCTGCAGAAGCAATTATGGATATGATGGAAAAAAAGATAACCAACAATACCTATATAAATGAACGATTTGAAAAATATCCTCTATTTGAGAATATTGGCTCACTTCTCCTCAGGCTTGTGCAGCAATAA
- a CDS encoding M20/M25/M40 family metallo-hydrolase translates to MKPLVNQDRIVSTFIDLAKIASPSWEEKGVIEYIKQKADTLGVECVLYPCNNSYNVLIRVPGDESYIPVLFSCHMDTVTPCENIQPIIKDNKIVSDGKTILGADDKSAIAAFLEAIALVKEYGIPHGHIEFLFSCAEEVGLFGAKGFDLSLVKAQYAFVFDSDGSVGKIIVAAPYHISMKIIIKGKAAHAGMEPEKGINAIRVLSEIIAAIPHGRLDRETTANVGTVKGGRATNIVAEEAECTLETRSRKKARVLSVKREIERTAKTIAQKYKAKVKIESTMDYEGYTISDNDPIVLIASKALKNIGIKSALAVSGGGSDTNIFNAHGIKAINLSSGMRQVHTTKEYIMIQDLVNVASLVVSIIQNAKH, encoded by the coding sequence ATGAAGCCATTAGTTAATCAGGACAGAATTGTTTCAACATTTATTGATCTGGCTAAGATTGCCTCTCCATCATGGGAAGAAAAGGGTGTTATAGAGTATATAAAACAAAAAGCGGATACATTAGGCGTTGAATGTGTATTGTACCCCTGTAACAATTCATACAATGTGTTGATCCGTGTTCCCGGGGATGAAAGCTATATTCCTGTTCTTTTTTCCTGTCATATGGACACGGTAACACCATGTGAAAATATTCAACCAATTATAAAAGATAATAAGATAGTTTCGGATGGGAAGACCATATTAGGTGCTGATGATAAATCGGCAATTGCAGCATTTCTGGAAGCAATAGCACTGGTAAAAGAATATGGTATACCACATGGCCATATTGAGTTTTTATTTTCATGTGCAGAGGAAGTTGGATTGTTTGGGGCAAAGGGATTTGATCTGTCATTGGTTAAGGCACAGTATGCATTTGTATTTGATAGTGATGGGTCAGTGGGGAAAATTATTGTGGCAGCACCCTATCATATTAGCATGAAAATTATTATTAAGGGGAAGGCTGCACATGCAGGCATGGAACCTGAAAAAGGGATTAATGCTATACGAGTACTATCAGAAATTATTGCTGCTATTCCCCATGGCAGGCTTGACAGAGAAACAACAGCAAATGTTGGAACAGTAAAAGGTGGACGGGCAACCAATATTGTTGCAGAGGAGGCCGAATGTACTCTTGAAACCCGTTCCCGCAAAAAAGCCAGAGTGCTTTCAGTAAAAAGGGAAATTGAAAGGACTGCAAAAACAATTGCACAGAAATATAAAGCAAAAGTAAAGATTGAAAGTACCATGGATTATGAAGGATACACCATCAGCGATAATGATCCAATCGTTTTAATTGCATCTAAAGCGTTAAAGAATATTGGCATAAAGTCGGCTCTGGCGGTTTCGGGTGGAGGCAGTGATACCAATATATTCAATGCGCATGGAATTAAAGCAATAAATCTTTCATCTGGCATGAGGCAGGTACATACCACAAAAGAATATATAATGATACAGGATCTTGTTAATGTAGCATCATTAGTGGTGTCAATTATCCAGAATGCAAAACACTGA
- a CDS encoding SDR family oxidoreductase, whose translation MSKLTFDLTGKIAIVTGASRGIGQAIAQTLAAHGAVVYCTSRKIEDLKKVQQEIESQGGKAHAVACHVGKLEDIQNLFKVVEEQYGKLDILINNAATNPFFGDVLHATPDAWDKTVDVNLKGYFFASQYAANLMIKNGGGSIVNVASINGIRPAPFQGIYSITKAGVIAMTKSFAKELAPFNVRVNAILPGLTETKFSSVMTQNQEILNMILPTIPMKRVASPQEMTGAVLYLVSDAASYTTGSTIVIDGGALA comes from the coding sequence ATGAGCAAACTTACATTTGATTTAACGGGTAAAATAGCGATAGTAACTGGTGCAAGCAGAGGGATTGGCCAGGCAATAGCCCAAACATTGGCAGCGCACGGCGCTGTTGTTTACTGCACCAGCAGAAAGATTGAAGATTTAAAAAAAGTACAACAGGAAATTGAATCACAGGGTGGCAAAGCACATGCCGTTGCCTGCCATGTTGGCAAATTAGAAGATATACAGAACCTATTCAAGGTTGTGGAGGAACAATACGGTAAGCTTGATATACTGATAAATAATGCCGCAACCAATCCATTTTTTGGCGATGTTTTACATGCAACCCCGGATGCATGGGATAAAACAGTGGATGTAAACCTTAAAGGGTATTTCTTTGCAAGCCAGTATGCAGCAAATCTCATGATAAAAAATGGTGGCGGTTCCATTGTTAACGTTGCTTCTATTAATGGAATACGTCCAGCACCATTCCAGGGAATATATTCAATTACAAAAGCAGGGGTCATAGCTATGACAAAATCCTTTGCCAAAGAACTTGCCCCATTTAATGTCCGTGTGAATGCAATCCTGCCAGGTCTTACTGAAACAAAATTTTCATCGGTTATGACACAAAATCAGGAAATTTTAAATATGATTCTGCCGACAATACCAATGAAGCGTGTTGCTTCCCCTCAGGAAATGACAGGAGCAGTATTATACCTGGTTTCTGATGCTGCAAGCTATACCACAGGATCTACCATTGTCATTGATGGAGGGGCATTAGCTTAA
- a CDS encoding site-2 protease family protein: MDIKLPLSVRIRLLLKRYLEALNMERRVVLPRYEPDYKPKWGVISILFATTFLTTSIAGSAGGDTLLEIIINGLPFSISLLGILMAHEMGHYFAARYFNVIATPPYFIPFPSIVGTMGAVIRIKSPIPDKRALLYIGAMGPISGFILSCIITIIGLYQSTVQPLPQPAPDAIIPIFGDSLLYYLFTKLIHGTIPPGSDVHLSPLAWAGWIGFLVTNLNLMPIGQLDGSHIIYALFGEKQRYAGWVFFVVLFFLALLWPGWAVWIILTLTLLMIGHPYIPDGMPLNIWERCMGYMCVIIFILTFIPVPVSILGQ; this comes from the coding sequence ATGGATATAAAATTACCATTATCTGTGCGGATTCGATTATTATTGAAACGCTATTTAGAAGCGCTTAATATGGAACGCAGGGTGGTGCTTCCTCGCTATGAACCTGATTACAAACCTAAATGGGGTGTTATAAGTATACTTTTTGCTACAACATTTTTAACAACATCAATTGCTGGCTCTGCTGGCGGAGATACGCTTTTGGAAATAATTATTAATGGCTTGCCGTTTTCAATTTCCCTTTTAGGCATATTAATGGCTCATGAAATGGGGCATTATTTTGCTGCACGCTATTTTAATGTTATTGCAACACCACCATATTTTATTCCTTTTCCTTCCATTGTGGGCACAATGGGCGCAGTTATTCGCATTAAATCGCCAATACCGGACAAACGAGCATTGTTATATATAGGTGCAATGGGGCCAATATCTGGGTTTATACTAAGTTGTATAATTACCATAATCGGGCTGTATCAGTCTACAGTACAACCTCTTCCACAACCAGCACCTGATGCTATTATTCCAATATTTGGTGATTCATTACTGTACTATCTCTTTACTAAATTGATTCATGGTACCATTCCTCCCGGTAGCGATGTTCATCTTTCGCCTCTTGCATGGGCTGGTTGGATTGGTTTTTTAGTTACCAATTTAAACCTTATGCCTATTGGTCAACTTGATGGCAGCCATATTATCTATGCATTGTTTGGTGAAAAGCAACGATATGCAGGATGGGTCTTTTTTGTAGTATTATTCTTTTTAGCACTATTGTGGCCGGGATGGGCAGTATGGATTATCCTTACCCTTACGTTGCTTATGATAGGACATCCATATATTCCTGATGGCATGCCATTGAATATCTGGGAACGGTGTATGGGGTATATGTGTGTTATCATCTTTATTCTTACGTTTATACCGGTGCCAGTAAGTATTTTAGGACAATAG
- a CDS encoding DUF2804 domain-containing protein produces MQQLISKKGDLLDTNGQLIEKGYSTTLVRTYNPEHVSLYPVSWLNKLRIKEWDYYGITTKDYFVSATISHIGYAGLVFVYFIDFKTKQYIEDTLITPLGKGFTLGRSSDDDSYFKKDDITFAFRKKGIEREIYVSWPQFGKGKGFHAHWIIRQTPHDSIVMMTPIGKKRFYYNQKINCMPARGAFLLGEQEYGFDFGKALATLDWGRGVWEYKSFWNWASASWFLPDGTPFGLNLGQGFGDLSYATENCFFINGRIHKLDTVTFNYDNTNFMKPWYFGSNDGRLSLTFSPFFERIATSNLLVITSEVHQLFGIYNGFVIDNSGKKIQVTNIIGWAEEHHARW; encoded by the coding sequence ATGCAACAACTCATATCTAAAAAAGGTGATTTGCTTGATACAAATGGTCAACTCATAGAAAAAGGTTATTCAACCACCCTTGTGAGGACGTATAATCCTGAACATGTTTCCCTGTATCCTGTTTCCTGGTTAAACAAATTACGTATCAAGGAGTGGGATTATTATGGCATAACCACTAAAGATTATTTTGTTTCAGCTACTATCTCACATATTGGATATGCAGGGCTTGTGTTTGTGTATTTTATTGATTTTAAAACAAAACAGTATATTGAAGATACACTCATAACGCCACTAGGTAAAGGGTTTACGCTTGGGCGGTCAAGTGATGACGATAGTTACTTTAAAAAAGATGATATAACCTTTGCTTTCCGAAAAAAGGGTATTGAACGTGAGATATATGTTAGCTGGCCTCAATTTGGTAAAGGGAAGGGTTTTCACGCACACTGGATAATACGGCAAACACCACACGATTCAATCGTTATGATGACACCTATTGGAAAGAAACGATTTTACTACAATCAAAAAATTAACTGCATGCCTGCGCGTGGTGCGTTTTTACTGGGTGAACAGGAATATGGCTTTGACTTTGGTAAGGCACTGGCAACGTTAGATTGGGGAAGAGGTGTGTGGGAATATAAAAGCTTCTGGAATTGGGCAAGTGCTTCATGGTTTTTACCTGATGGGACTCCGTTTGGTTTAAATTTAGGTCAAGGTTTTGGTGATTTATCATATGCCACAGAAAATTGTTTCTTTATCAATGGGCGTATTCATAAATTAGATACGGTCACATTTAATTATGATAATACAAATTTTATGAAACCCTGGTATTTTGGATCCAATGATGGCAGGTTGAGTTTAACGTTTTCACCTTTTTTTGAAAGAATAGCAACATCCAACCTTCTGGTTATAACAAGTGAGGTGCATCAGCTGTTTGGTATATACAATGGCTTTGTTATCGATAACAGCGGTAAAAAAATACAGGTAACCAACATTATTGGATGGGCCGAAGAACATCATGCACGGTGGTGA
- a CDS encoding ATP-binding protein, with translation MAIATMNNEIDTISFDQMKTQINRALEELSIKSNIIVSEPYIGFEKGFTKISVSIPELSPALIIQCLGIIKDHLEHIRIHAFSDGYYAVQALNKNLFKTENIFDNLKIEFSGLTTNFKIECTKKGNLSQEEIHCFIALVYKAYSQAKENPVIRLIKHGASVYTDAGGLDWNYIAGYEEVKRTIRESIILPLKNPKVYDSIAEITRKTFETNRPKAILFEGPPGVGKTTIARIIAKEVQVPLVYVPVESIMSKWYGQSSQNLAAIFDACDDLGGSILFIDEIDSLAGSRDQNMYEATRRILSVLLRRLDGIGAITNTIVIGATNRKQDLDHALISRFDQTIHFPLPGEQERASIFGNYAKHLAPEELVKLATASHSLSGRTIKDLCEQTERRWARKLIIKDLPPSPPPFEYYYHTVKSFIAAQA, from the coding sequence ATGGCAATTGCAACCATGAATAATGAAATTGACACCATCTCTTTTGACCAGATGAAAACTCAGATTAACCGCGCGCTGGAGGAGTTGTCAATTAAAAGCAACATTATCGTGAGTGAACCCTACATTGGTTTTGAAAAAGGTTTTACTAAAATAAGTGTTTCAATTCCGGAACTATCGCCTGCACTGATAATACAGTGTTTGGGCATTATTAAAGACCATTTAGAACACATACGCATTCATGCATTTTCGGATGGCTATTATGCAGTGCAGGCTTTAAATAAAAATCTTTTTAAAACCGAGAATATCTTTGATAACCTTAAAATCGAATTTTCAGGGCTAACGACAAACTTTAAGATTGAATGCACCAAAAAAGGTAACCTTTCACAGGAAGAAATACATTGCTTCATTGCTCTGGTTTACAAAGCCTATTCACAAGCAAAAGAAAACCCTGTGATACGGCTTATAAAACATGGAGCATCAGTCTATACCGATGCAGGTGGTCTTGACTGGAATTATATCGCTGGCTATGAGGAAGTTAAACGTACCATACGCGAATCCATAATCCTGCCACTCAAAAACCCAAAAGTATATGACAGCATTGCCGAAATCACACGCAAAACATTTGAAACCAACAGGCCCAAAGCAATACTCTTTGAAGGACCTCCTGGCGTAGGAAAAACCACTATTGCTCGAATTATAGCAAAAGAGGTTCAGGTCCCTCTGGTGTATGTACCGGTGGAATCAATCATGTCTAAATGGTACGGACAGTCATCACAAAATCTGGCAGCTATTTTTGATGCATGTGATGACTTGGGTGGATCAATTTTATTCATCGATGAGATCGATTCACTGGCAGGTTCACGGGATCAGAATATGTACGAAGCCACACGCCGTATTTTATCGGTGCTTCTGCGGCGACTTGATGGTATAGGTGCTATCACCAATACTATAGTGATTGGAGCCACCAACCGGAAGCAGGATTTAGATCATGCTCTCATTTCACGATTTGATCAAACTATTCATTTCCCATTACCTGGGGAACAGGAGCGTGCAAGCATTTTTGGAAACTATGCAAAACACCTTGCACCTGAAGAGCTTGTAAAACTGGCAACAGCAAGCCACTCCCTTTCTGGCAGAACAATAAAAGACCTGTGTGAGCAAACCGAACGCAGGTGGGCACGTAAGCTTATTATAAAAGATCTGCCACCATCCCCACCGCCATTTGAGTACTACTATCATACTGTTAAAAGTTTTATTGCTGCACAAGCCTGA
- a CDS encoding AMP-binding protein, producing the protein MCGQQFIYNLYELFQEQAQKFPKEIMLYYNGVPVLYKDALSNVHKIAHALRRLGVHSGSTVIVQTGNTPYFVYSFFAILQCNAIPVLVNPLARQFELHHYITVTQPACIITTSFMADRLMQYGIVSDNHAIITTDENSTYTSMDSIVSGNTGDSHYVQENNDAAAIIFTSAMDGCALGAVLTHYGIYQSAKAVAQMMPGHALVSVAVLPLFHAFGLTSSLVVPLLKNIPIELVEKFSLKKLMRVLSNNEVRSFVGVPAMYAIMKGLFERNNNFEHVQLWVSGGDYLPLTLQKWYAERQVDIRQGYGLTEASPIVSWNMPGIDNKIGSIGKPMPYNEVRVVDNNGSNVPAGVHGEIIVKGMNVIHNYYHNPQKTKEYIKDGWLYTGDIGYYDNDGYLFISGRKKDMVLRNGYNVYPKEVERLLSYHPDIASVRVSGHVEFLGDSTRERLIARIKPKQSTVLSPDKLKLWCSENISIYKIPDEIVIE; encoded by the coding sequence ATGTGTGGACAACAATTTATTTATAATCTGTATGAACTGTTTCAGGAACAGGCACAAAAATTTCCTAAGGAAATTATGCTATATTATAACGGTGTGCCTGTGCTGTATAAAGACGCTCTAAGTAACGTGCATAAAATTGCACATGCACTGCGACGGCTTGGAGTGCATAGTGGTTCCACCGTGATTGTGCAAACCGGAAATACGCCATATTTTGTATATAGCTTTTTTGCCATTTTACAGTGCAATGCAATTCCTGTTCTGGTAAATCCTTTGGCCAGGCAGTTTGAATTGCACCATTATATTACTGTTACCCAACCTGCATGTATCATTACCACAAGCTTTATGGCTGACAGACTGATGCAGTATGGTATTGTCAGTGATAATCATGCTATCATTACCACAGATGAAAACAGTACCTATACATCCATGGATTCAATTGTTAGTGGAAATACTGGTGACAGCCACTATGTTCAGGAGAACAATGATGCTGCAGCAATAATATTTACTTCAGCAATGGATGGGTGTGCGTTAGGTGCAGTTTTAACCCATTATGGCATTTATCAAAGTGCAAAAGCAGTGGCTCAGATGATGCCTGGACACGCTCTTGTTTCAGTGGCCGTGCTTCCCTTATTTCATGCGTTTGGTCTTACCTCTTCGCTGGTGGTGCCACTTTTGAAAAATATCCCTATTGAGTTAGTTGAAAAATTTTCACTAAAAAAATTGATGCGGGTACTGTCCAATAATGAAGTCAGGTCATTTGTTGGAGTGCCGGCCATGTATGCCATCATGAAAGGGCTCTTTGAGCGTAATAACAATTTTGAGCATGTGCAGTTATGGGTCAGCGGTGGCGATTATCTACCCCTTACTCTTCAGAAATGGTATGCTGAGCGGCAGGTGGATATACGCCAGGGGTATGGATTAACTGAAGCCTCGCCCATTGTAAGCTGGAATATGCCAGGAATTGACAATAAAATTGGCTCTATAGGAAAACCAATGCCTTATAATGAGGTTCGTGTGGTGGACAATAATGGCAGTAATGTACCTGCTGGCGTTCATGGGGAAATTATTGTGAAGGGAATGAATGTGATACACAATTACTATCATAATCCGCAAAAAACCAAAGAATATATTAAAGATGGATGGTTGTATACCGGTGATATTGGGTATTATGATAATGATGGCTATTTGTTTATTTCCGGGAGAAAAAAGGATATGGTATTAAGAAATGGATACAATGTATATCCTAAAGAGGTGGAGCGGTTACTATCATATCACCCTGATATAGCAAGTGTACGGGTATCAGGACATGTTGAATTTCTGGGCGATAGTACCAGAGAGCGGCTTATTGCTCGTATAAAGCCAAAACAGAGTACAGTATTATCCCCGGATAAGCTCAAGCTATGGTGCAGTGAGAATATTTCCATATATAAAATTCCTGATGAGATAGTAATAGAATAA
- a CDS encoding gamma carbonic anhydrase family protein: protein MPLYEINGRKPIIGEGTWIAPSAEIIGDVRIGKRCYIGFGAIIRGDYGTIIIGDETAIEEGCMIHARPMQLVQIGNRVTVGHMVMIHGSIIMDNAVIGMHATLSDNAEIGEWAIIAEHALVVNKQKIPGYKVYGGVPAKEIGDVLQKHMDIWNAGKQVYVDLTYQYPQSFKRID, encoded by the coding sequence ATGCCACTGTATGAAATTAATGGGAGGAAACCAATAATAGGAGAGGGAACCTGGATAGCTCCTTCAGCAGAGATCATTGGTGATGTCAGAATTGGTAAGCGCTGCTATATAGGGTTTGGGGCAATTATACGAGGTGATTATGGCACCATAATAATTGGTGATGAAACTGCCATTGAGGAAGGATGCATGATTCATGCGCGTCCTATGCAACTGGTACAGATTGGCAATCGCGTAACGGTTGGTCATATGGTTATGATACACGGTTCTATCATCATGGACAATGCTGTAATTGGGATGCATGCAACATTAAGTGATAATGCAGAGATAGGTGAATGGGCTATTATAGCTGAACATGCTCTGGTGGTAAACAAACAAAAAATTCCCGGTTATAAAGTGTATGGTGGAGTACCAGCAAAAGAGATAGGTGATGTGTTACAGAAACATATGGATATATGGAATGCCGGCAAGCAGGTATATGTTGATTTGACCTATCAGTACCCCCAATCATTCAAGAGGATAGATTAA